The region gccgagtccaggatatggactcgccgagtcgccggcttccgcgtgcacaagatgcgcgacccgactcggcgagtcaggctagaactcgccgagtccctcttgaaaacttagcccaaaacaaattaattaacataccggaaacgggtcgttacacatgctcttttttttttttttcaattttgaatcTTCAATCATTGCTCAACTTATTGGGGATCAACACTTTCGTCGTACAAAGCCTCAAGCATTGAGGTCTTTATGCTAGTGTGACAATTATCATCGTAGGAAACTCAATTAACGGAAATGAGTATTCCATGCAATATTCAAAGTCTATCATACAGGTTCAGAGCATATTATTCAAGTCGAGATGGTACATTCGATCTAGCCATTTGGGGAAAATAGTCATGCTTATGCCTAAGCGCGCACTCGAATATTTCATTGATTGTCAAAACTAATAGGTGAATCCACTATCTTAGTAGGGGATCATAGAGATCAGCACCTCGTGCAGTTTGACGATTCCTTAGGCAAGTTCTAGTTAGCTTTTCCATTTAACATGGTTCTTAGATCAGCAGGAAGTGGACGTACCTAGTCAATCTGTGGACCACTACCCGAATAGAATTAGAAACCTTTAGGTTTCTTGGGTAGTTTAGATATAAAGTCCATTAACATTGGTTCCCACTTGTACTTGGAGTCCACCGTGATTCCTCTTTGAGAAAGTCTCTCTCGAGTGGGGATACTATGTAACCGAATTCTCCAAATAAGAATATTAATTTTGATGGGAATCCAATTATTCCATCGAGCCTCTGCCCCTCCCGAAAACAACATACCACCATCTAGAGAGGATCTAGCAGACGAAACCGAAAAAATATCTGAGACATTAAGGACCTAACCCAATCTATCCAGACGTGACTCCAAGTGAAGATCCTGTATCATGGAAATAAAATTATCCCATTGCGTCTGCTCGACACCACCTCTAGGAGCACGTCTAAAATTCTCTAAATTCCAACCAATGTCAACCCGGTCTCTAACTGAACAATAACGATGGTTATCAAGGGCATAAATTCTATGGAAAATAAGTGATAGGGGAGAATCTCCCGTCCACACATCATGCCAAAACGAAGTAAATCGCCCATCTCCGACTCTAAAAGGACACGTAGGCTGAAGATCAAGACCTTTATCCTGAAGCTGACCCATCATACGAACAACACCATTCCAAGGATCACAATAAGATCTTTTAGGTATCAAAGATCTAAAACCACCATTTGTACCATAAATAGATTTGATCAAAGCGAACCCATAATAAATTAGGGGAATGATAAAATCGCCACCACCACTGGAAAACCATAGCTCTATTATAAGAGAACAAGCTACCAACATCTAACCCACCCTCTCCTCTAGATGCAAGGACTCTATCCCATCAAACCCAATGCATACGTCTCTCATCTAAGTCTGCACCCCACAAAAATTTGCCCTCAAAGCCTCCAAAGAGGAAATCACAGAAAGAGGAGTCATGAACATCGACTTCAAATAATTTCCGAGAGATCCCAAAACAGACTTGACCAATGGAGAGATTCTTAGCCTTACAGCCCGATAATCCACTCCTAAACCAATCTAGCAAAGGATCCCAAGCAGAGATCATGTACATATTCTGACCAATTGTGATACCTAGATGAATGAAAGGAGGCATAATTGGATTACAACCAATCATATATGCCATCTCAACGACCTGATCATATAGAACCCCAACTCCAATCAATTTACTTTTATGTAAATTGATTCTAAGACCCGAAtccatataaaaacatttgagaATTTGGTGTTTTTTTGAAGTAATTAACTTCTTTTGTTATTTATGGAAAATAGGTTTAAACCcaacccatgggtttaaacctagaACCCGTGAGTGTATGGGTGGAACCCAGGAAACCGGAAAACTGTCCAAACCGGCCTCAAAACCCAAGAAACCGAATCGATAAAAAACCGATCCTATTTGGTTATGAAAACCATAAACCGACCATTTATGGGTTGGATTGAATTTAGGTCCAAAAATCCAAACCGATCAATGCACAACCCTAAAGAAAAGCTTATGTCTAATGTCAAATTTATACAATAATCCATCGCTTATGAAGTCATATACTGCTTAATGCCATTGAGTGGCTACCACTAAGGCACTAACCCTCTTTTAGTCCTTTACAAAGAAATACTATTAATATACCGTTGGAAGAATTTATTTTTTGGTTGagaaaagggaaaatgactcttgagggtaattaacttttgcgtttgtactcatttgatCCCTTTCccttttttgtattcaatataccatcgaacttgttgtttgtgttcaccataacccttttgaccgacttttgacctgtgatagtcggtcaaagggttatggtgaacacaaacaacaagtttgatggtatatcgagtacaaaaaaaaaggaaaaagactaaatgagaacaaatgcaacagttggttaccctcctgattcatattccctttactcatttacagcaaatctcacgtcatctcctactgatattaatgactttatgagattcattcttgcttctcttcaaaacataacccacgaaagaacattattcatacatgtacaactttgtaatgcacttgaatatttattaggggaatcttgactaagcatgcgcatttcatgactacatttacatttccaatcaaatgatttatcgtatcatggattctagacaagtctacaaacgagtggaatcacaagtgctgtgatatttgagtttacttagctttaagatcgaactcatgggataagataaaacatcaatatgtacaatatcatgctgcttttgtagacacatcaccataatatacATTGAGGTAAACGTTTATGCTGATAAATATACCTCTCATACACAGTCATATCCTTTTGTGGAGAGGTGTTGACAGCTAACCACAGTAAGCATAACATAGACCATGTTTTAACAAGGTTACCCCTTTGAAACACTCTTCATATTCGTTATAGCCAAAGAAGGTTGCAGTCTTTGATAATTTttcaactttaatttcatttaacttttcggagaaaatgactcaggagggtaaccaactgttgagttcgttctcatttggtccctttcctttttttgtactcaatatatcatcgaacttgttgtttgtattcatcataaccctttgaccgataTCACATGTCAAAAGCTGGTCAAAAAGGTTATGGTAAacgcaaacaacaagttcgatggtatattgaatacaaaaaaaaaaagaaatggaccaaataaatataaacacaaaagttaattaccctcaataGTCATTTTCGCTTGAGAAAATTATGTTTGAAAGCTTAAAGACAATAAACATGAAGACTACGTAGACAAAAATACTTATATTATAACAAAGTATAAGTTATTTATCAACAAACTAATATTGCAATGCCAATACAAACTTAATACGCAAATCGACAAAATTATGGTCAAACACTCGTCGGAAAGTATATCACGTCTTACAACAAAAAACGTTGAGAAATACCTTCTTTGCTAGGTAAAAAGTAAAACGCTTTTGTCGGCTTAAACTATATTTTGTAGGGATCTTGCTAAGATATTGTAGTCCTCTAAAAATGTCACTTTtgttaaatacattccattttttaaaatcatttttgtaaattttttctaaaaatatGTTTGTCCACATAttaaaattaactatttaactTTAGATGAtaaatatcatataatcaaatttaaaacacacatacaaacaacttttaattaaaatcCGCTATTTTTGTTAGCCCTAGAAGTTTTTGTAAGTCCATTTGATATATAAAAAGTATAAACACATGCTTACCAAACATCTTGCCAAGAAAATAGGGTTTATAAAAGAAAACAAATCATTTTCTAACCCTAAATATACACTTTACAATTACATCCCTTTCAAGTTCAACATCAATATCCATTACACGCGTCTCCTTCGAATTCGAACCGACTGCTGGTGCAATAAGACCTGCTCCCACCGGCCGCTGCTATACTTCAACCTTATGATGGACCCAAAGTTCTCCGGGAACCCAGTCCCCACTTCACCATATTATGGTTGTGGTCGGACGGATATTGATCAGATGCCGGAGACACCCAACCGTGGGAACCACCACCGCCGGGCCATGTCGGAGACATTCTTCCGGTTCCCAGACGAAGACATCCTACTCGACGACGTCGTTGCTGACTTCAACTTCGCAAATATAGACCTCCCCTCGTTGTCCTGCGACGCTCCTGTCCCCACCACCACCGAAGATTCTTCATCGAAGTCGGAGAGAGAGTCCAACGACGTCAACGCTAGTAAATTGACGGCGAGGAAGCCGTTGGGGTACAGTTCCCATCTCAGAAGTCTCTCTGTGGGATCTGATTTCTTTGATGGGCTTGGATTGAGCTCTCCGGCTGAGCCGGAAAAACTCGGCGTCGGTGTTGGTGCGTATCGTCATAGGCACAGTAATTCGATGGACGGGTCTGCTGCGACTTCGTTTGAAGGGGATTCCGTGTTGATGATGCTGGATAATTCGAAGAAAGCACTCGCACCTGATAAATTAGCTGAACTTTCTTTAATCGACCCCAAGAGAGCTAAAAGGTTGGTCTTTTCTCTTACTTCATTCTGGATTCTTTGTGCCATTTTGTTATGTTAAATTCTTCGATTGAATGCCTAAAAGGGCGTCTGATGTGGGTTTTGAGAATCATCACTGGATATTGAATAATCATAGTAAGGAAATAGGGTTTTGGGTGGATTTTGGGAATTACTTCCAAAAAGATAGAAAATACATAATCTTGTATATGTGGAttgtgatgttttgtaggattctTGCGAATAGACAATCTGCTGCTCGATCAAAAGAGAGGAAAACAAGATATACTAGCGAATTGGAAAGGAAAGTGCAGACCCTCCAAACCGAAGCAACAACCCTTTCTGCAGAAGTCGCAAAGCTGCAGGTTACATGTTCAGCTTTGAatttgctttatatatatatgtgtgtgtgtatgttgatATATTAGTTAGTGTAAAACATTTGAGAGTGTTGGTTGATGTCACAATTTTGGGGATGCAAGACATATACCATCTTAGATATTTGGTAAAGTCATAAGGACAAGTTTTGAGATAAATGATGACATTATCAATAATTGCTAATCATATATTAGTATTATAGTTGATACATCTAGAATGCTCTAGAGATGAATTGACAATGACCTTTTCATGTGATTTAGCGGGATACAAGTGGCTTAACATCCGAAAACAAGGAGCTCAAACTCCGCTTAGAAGCAATGGAACAACATGCCCACCTTCGAGACggtatatattttaattttttaatatgtttTCTTTGGAACTTCATTGATATCTGTCACTGTCTCTGTCAATATCTATTGTGTCCAGTCTACTGACACTCTCACTGTCACTGTCTCAGCTTTGAACGAAGCATTGAGAGAGGAAGTCCATCGTCTTAAACGTGAGGCAGGCCAACTGCCACTCAATAACGGGATGAACTATAACACATCATTGCCGCCTCAATACATGTCACACCGCCAACCACTTCATCACTTTGGTCAGCAGCCACAGCCACAGCCACAAAAGACGCAAATGCCCAGTTCAAATACCAATGGCAGGCTCAAACCTAGCTTCATGGACCTCAATTAAATGGTAAAAAACACAAAGCATGGTAACTTCTATCATCTTGTAGATAAATATTGAATATGGGATTATGTACAAGTAtttattataagtaaagtttggGAGGTTAGTCTTTGTACATAGCTTCTCTATTTATTTCTTCTGCAAATTGTTTGTGTATGTGAGTTTTATCCATCTTATGGCGATGCTATTGTTATAGGATGGATATTAATTTATAGAGATTTTATAGCTTCGGAATGTAAATGTTATGATGTAATGCTCATGTTAGTATACTCGTATGAATCGTATTATGTTCAATAAAGATTGCTAACTTTGTTTTTTTACAAGGTCAAAatcaacttatatatatattatgtagatGGACCGAATAGTTCTTAAGACCCAGTTTGTGCATAAGATGATGCCCTTATATTGCATTTGTATTATTAGTAGCTTAATTTCAAGGTCATAAAAGGGGCAAATAATATATACACAGATTCGTCTTCTTTGTCTTTGGATGACACGAGAGATTTGGCACATATAAACTCGATGTTTTGAGGCTtcaatcattaaaaaaaaatctgTTTGCACACATGTACTCATTTCTGTAGTCTTAAATCTATACATTTTGTTTCAAACGAGAATTAACCCTTTAACTTTTAGTTGGACACATATCTATGAACTTCTATTCAATCGTATCATTTTATCTAGAATTTTCATTTGTCCGGCTTATTTGTTTTAAGATGACTTTAAGTTCAATGAATTGATGACATGATGTCAAGAATATGACACGACCATAATATTATTTTAATGCAAAAGGTATGGAAACTTGATCCATTGTTAGATCTAGTCAAATGTTTGCGTAGATTTAGCATTTGTTATGCATTTGGAAGAACATATATCATGGGTATCAACAATTTGGTCCATTTTCACTTTTTAGATCTAAAGTTAAATGATTGCACACTTTTATCCACAATTTGGCCCATTTTCACTTTTTAGATCCAAAGTTAAATGCTTACACACTTTTAGCACTTGTCCATTTCCATCTTTTAGTTACCAACTTGC is a window of Lactuca sativa cultivar Salinas chromosome 1, Lsat_Salinas_v11, whole genome shotgun sequence DNA encoding:
- the LOC111907791 gene encoding transcription factor VIP1, translated to MMDPKFSGNPVPTSPYYGCGRTDIDQMPETPNRGNHHRRAMSETFFRFPDEDILLDDVVADFNFANIDLPSLSCDAPVPTTTEDSSSKSERESNDVNASKLTARKPLGYSSHLRSLSVGSDFFDGLGLSSPAEPEKLGVGVGAYRHRHSNSMDGSAATSFEGDSVLMMLDNSKKALAPDKLAELSLIDPKRAKRILANRQSAARSKERKTRYTSELERKVQTLQTEATTLSAEVAKLQRDTSGLTSENKELKLRLEAMEQHAHLRDALNEALREEVHRLKREAGQLPLNNGMNYNTSLPPQYMSHRQPLHHFGQQPQPQPQKTQMPSSNTNGRLKPSFMDLN